The region GTCCACTCATCACCCCTTCACAGCCCCTCATCCCGACCACCAACAACTTATCTACTCTTCCGATCAGTCCAAACTAGAAAATGTAAATCCCTCTGTATTATGAGTTGAGTTGTACGTGTCACCCCTTGCATGTAGATACGCAGTTTGCACTATGACCTTGTTGTCAATGGGGTGGAGCTTGGAGGAGGGTCTATACGTATCCACTCTGAGGATCTACAGAGGGACGTATTCAAGAATATTCTCAAAGTACAGTTATTGTGTGACAATGCTGCAACTGTGTACCTGTACGCTGCAGGATTTCAATTATCAGTTTGTTGCTTTACAGGTTCCGGTTGAAGAATTCTCTCATTTGTTGCGGGGACTGTCCTCCGGCTGCCCACCTCACGGAGGGATCGCTCTAGGTGCCACTACCATAATTACTACTATTGCTGAAATCTTAAGTCCAGTGGTTGCGTGCGTATTGTGTGACTACCGTAGTCTCGTCACTAATATTGGAATTTTTTCCTTGCATTGCTGCAGCTGTAAACTTTTTTTTGTCTGCAGGTTTTGATCGCCTAATGGCTGTACTCTGTCAGAGCAGCAGTGTGAGAGAGGTGATAGCATTCCCCAAATCGTATCAGAGCAAGGACTTGCTAACTGGTGCCCCCTCTAGTTTGGACAAACAGACATTAGCAACTTATCACATAATACCCAAAAACAATTGAACAATTCACAAATGTGTTTCTAGTCTTAGTGTTGCTATTTTTTTGTTGACTTCCTCAATCTCTTGTTCCACTTTCGATACGTTGTTGTTCACCTCTTGCAACTGTTGAAGATGACGAAAGTTTGATAATTTTGTGGTATGAGCATAcctactatataattataggttacCTTGGAAACCTGGAGCTTGTTGAGTTTAATTCTAACGCTGAGATCATTCTGTAGCTTAGCAACTTCCTTCTGTGCCCCTTCAAGCTCTGGTGGTCCTGTCGTCTCAATCAGACGTAGTTTCTTGTGTTCTTCATTTTTCACCtatataaaaataatattgtgTGAGTGAGATGCGTGTGATTGATGAAATACTTACCTTAGCTTCCAGTGTTGATATTGATGTCTTCAAAGTGCCCAACTCGCGTTCCTGTGATAGAATGTTACCAGTAAGCTCCTCCTTTCTTCTTTGAAGGTCTGCTTCTTCCCTCTCTTCCTCGATCAAAGCTTCTTGTAGAGCGGCAAAATCATCCTCAAGTTCAGGTGGGAGGGAGCTGATGTCCACCGGAAATGACACCTGCAAGTTAACACAACAAAAACAGGCTGAGTGTGAGCAATGTTTTTTGTTGAGGCTTCACCTTTTTCTGTGATGGGTGATTTGGTGCTGTTAGCGTCCTGTAGTCGAGCAACTGTTTCCTAAGTCTTCTAATAATAGTGAGAATGTCTCTCATCTTTGCTTTCTTGGAGCGAGGTTGTAATGGTGTAGGTGGATCCCTCTTCCGTGCCGCAACTTTACAGCAATGGTATCTTCTCTTTGTTCTGGACCAGAAATTGTTTTTTGTATATTATATGTAGGTAAAAATATCTCTTACCTTCTTGATTTGTACAGTTTACTAGAGCTTTTCTTGATTAACTGTAGCAGAGGTTCATCTTGGCACCCAAACCCCCAACCGTCCAACACATTCATCACTCTCTCTCTTGGGCGTATCATTCGAGAGCACCCTCCCCATGTCTCCAGGAGAATGTGGGGTGAACTGCTCTTGGATTGAGGCACTAGTCTGTAGTAAGAAATGTGAGAGATGGCAACTACACACTTAGACTGAAGTAGTTAACTGTGAACAGtgttgctagctagctagagctatgtTATAAACAGACTCCGATTTTTATGTATTAAAATTAAATACTGAATAGTTGAAGTAGTCTAGATCTAAGCAGTTAGATCATGAGGTCAGCTAGAGACAGTCTCACCTCCTGATGACATCCTCAGCTGTATCAGACCAACTGATAGTGCTCACGACTCTTTCATTGCCTCCAACAAGAACAACTATACGCCTCTCCATCTTTGCAGCACAGCAGCTAGAAGctaccagcccctcccctacCTTGCAAGGTGGAACAAGCCACGCCTCTAAACCTCCCCCATGGAGTTTTGCACATGGCTTTGCGCTAAATTTTTCTctaaagctaagaagcttctGAAGAGACAAGATGAGCTGCAACTACATTGTGACAGCCTACAAGCCTACAGCTGTCACAGAGGCGGTGGTTGGAAATTTTACATCCCCTACTGATCTGAATCTGATCCAAGCCAAGGGCAACAGTCTTGTGGTCAACCTAGTCACCCCTGAGGGCCTCAAACCAGTAGTGGAGGTCTCTATCTATGGCAGGATCTCACTAATGCAGCTAATGAGGCCTAAAGTAGGCTTACGATTTTCGTTTAAGTATCGTTAATTGATTGATTGACTGTAGGAGGAGCCGCAAGATATGCTGGTATTGATGACAGCTCGCTACCATCTCATTGTCATATCTTATGACAAAGCGAGCGGAGAGATTATCACTAGAGCTCATGGGGACattaaggtataattataatacacagCACCCGTGCATTGTGagcatgcaatgcaatgttCGTTCAGGATCGAGTGGCTCGTCCGACAGAGGGCCGACAGAATGGAATAGTGGATCCAGAGTGTCGAGTGATTGCTCTCCATCTGTATGCTGGGCTACTCAAGGTGGTACCTCTACAGTTGGACTCAGGGGATCAGTTGACCGCGTTCAACATCCGATTGGACAATCTCTACGCCATTGATGTCCAGTTCCTCCCCGGCTTCAAGCAGCCTACCATCGCCTACCTCGCTGAGGCAAGAAATTAATCTCTTTAAGAATATTAGAAACAAAGGTCTATACAGACAGTAATTATGCAGTTTATGGTTGAATAGTTTTGTGGAGGTAAACTGTGTAAAATTCACTTAGGGGAGGGTAGTGAGCGTACCCCCTGGATCATTATTCCCTCTAAAAATTCACTTTCACCCCTCCCCCTGGATAAAGGCCTGACTGGTGTTGTATGGTTTTTGATGATGGTGTACCTGTTTCTCTTACCCCAGGAGCCAGACGGTCGTGTGTTGAAGACTTTCACCATCTCCATCAAAGATAAGGACAGGGAGAACAGCTCGTGGAAAAAGTTCACCGTCGAGTCCCAAGCCTCGCTTATCAAGCCACTCCCACTTCCTGTGGGTGGGGCACTCGTGGTAGGCGCTGAGACCATCGCATATTATAACAAAGAAGTTCAATACACCATTGATACACCTATCATCAAGGTTTGTCATCACCCCCTTGTTTTGTGCGTCTTAAAGCTACAATtaatgtgtaataattattaccatcaTCGCAATTATTTTATTTAGAGTGCAAGTACAATTGAAATTACattattactgtacatgtactgtcttCTACAATCCTTTGCCTTAGAACTGTACCGTCATAGTATAGTATgatgcataccgtatagcgagtaatgttcgtggggtaaaatatttgttattttcgtgggcaagctgacttccaatgaaattttaacgtaggcgtggcttaccggaatgcAGGCAGgtaacgagactaaacgaaattttactcacgaaaaccaccgtttctcgagttgaacgaattttttaccccacgaaaattacccgctatacggtacatcatTATCATCCCTATCAGTATGTGCACTCATGCATAGTACAATGGAATGACACGTGTCGTTCTGTGCAGGAGTTGATGGTGAGTTGTCTCCACCTGGTGGACAACACTCGTTGCCTTATCGGTGACTCACGTGGGCGACTGCTCATGCTGTTtgtggagtgtgagggtgGGAGAGGTGTGGAGGATGTGGAGCGTGTGAAGGGGCTCAAGCTAGAGCTACTGGGGGAGGTGGTCTCTCCCTCCACTCTCGCTTATCTCGACAATGGGGTCGTGTTTGTGGGGTCAACCTTTGGAGACCcccaacttgtcaaggtgagtaTGTCAAGTATGTCATCTGTGCAGTCTAATTGTACCATCTAGAAttactgctacatgtatataagaaATTATAGGAGATTTAAtggttgcaatagtaattctgTAGCTATTTTTGTTTTATGTTGCCAGCTGTTGGCGGATGCAGATGAGAGTGGAGGATACCTCCAGGTGTTGGAGAGTGCCAGTAATATCGGACCTATTGTAGACATGTGCGTGGTGGATATGGATAAGCAGGGACAAGATGTGGTGAGGGTGTAAATGAATACTGAAACATCACAGCTGTGATGcccccccctctcccctcTGTTCAGGTGGTCACCTGCTCTGGTTATGGGAAGGACGGCTCTTTGAGGGTGATCCGTAGTGGGATAGGAATCAATGAACTGGCCTCCATTGATCTCTCAGGGGTTAAAGGTCAGATCGCTAGCACAGTGTTAAGCATGTTAACATGTCCTGTATAATAAATTAGAACTTTCTAGTGGTACTGAACACAAATACAAGTACACTGAGTAAAGTTAATAAAGAGCCCACTGCCAGTCGTGGACTTCTTAAAAGTCTAGCTGTTTACACACTTTTTGTAACCGGCCCTCCCTATTTTGTACCTGCAGGTGTATGGTCAATCCACACTGGCATGAGTGATGATTGGACACACAACTGTCTGGTGGTGTCCTTTGTGGGTCAGACAACCTTCCTCTCCCTGAGTGGAGAGGAGGTGGAGGAGGCAGAGCTTGAGGGCCTCGCTGCAGACCAGCAGACCTATCACTGTGCCAACGTTGGAGGGAAGAGAATACTTCAGGTGAGCGTGACAGGGGATGGATTACGCTGCAGATATGCTAGCTGCTGACATGAGTCAATGTGAAGCAGATGAGAAACAGCGAAGGCCTCTGGTCAAAAGCGTTGATAGGGAGGAGTGTTCAtatgtatatacgtgtattGAATAGTTGTAACTCGGCTCCCTTCTCCCAGGTAACCTCTCAATGTGTTCGACTAGTGAATGAGGAGTCTCTCAgctgtgtgtggtgagtgAGTGGTCAGGACAGCTAGTGTGTTatcctaaccccccccccctcctcctacCCCCTCGCAGTCAGTGGGAGCCCCCCTCGGGTAAGAACATCAGCACTGCCTCCAGTAATGCAGAGCAGGTCGTGATTGCCGTGGGGAAGAAGCTGTTCTACCTGGAGATTACCAACGATGCTATCAAACAAATAACGTGTGTGCAATCTGCACTCTATCGTACAAGAACACATCTGTATTATAGACAGACTAATTTATAGTCCTTCCTAAAATTGCAGCTTATGATTGTTGTTGTGTATGTAATGTAGGTAGGCTATATTACATCCCCCCTGCAGTGAAGCGGTGATGGAGTACGAGGTGGCGTGTGTGGATGTGACCCCCCTGGGAGATGAAAGGAAGAGCAGCATTGCCACCATTGGCCTCTGGACTGACATTTCAGTGAGGGTGCTCACTCTACCTTCTCTGGAAACCATTTACACTGAACCTATCCCAGGAGGTAGGTACTCACATAACCAGCATGTCACATTCATACGACTTATATTGGGGGATAGAAAGCGGGGGAGAGGGTGAGGAAGAAAGGGGACAGGGAGAGAGTATTCTTGTGTATAATCATGTGATTGTCACATGCAGATATTATTCCTCGCTCTATTCTGATGGTTGTGTTCGGGGGAATAGCCTATCTCCTGTGTGCCCTTGGTGATGGTACTCTGCTCTACTACCAGTTGGAGCCCACCACTGGCCGACTCTTCTCTAGCAAGAAGGTCGTACTGGGTACAAAGCCTGTCACATTGAAGACCTTCAAGTCAAGTGACAGTCACGTGACCAATGTGTTTGCCTGCTCTAATCATCCAACCATCATCTACTCCAATAATCAGAAGCTTCTCTTTTCAAACGTCAATCTTaaggtacatgtgtgtatgtgtttgcTTATCAGTCAGCTGAAACCGaatcaactacatgtacaattagcATGAAATGCAAGATAATGCTCAGACGATTTAAAAACCCTGAGGGGCACCCACTTAACCCCCCCTCCCTAAAATATCATGTGCTATCGCACATGGATATCTAGCTCAACCCCCCTgcatctttttttttttataaaggAAGGCTTGATTTGTGTTTGTATAGGAGGTGAACTACTTATGCAGTCTGAGCTCTGAGGCGTTCCAAGACTGCCTGGCTGTGGTTGATGACACCACTCTCACCATCGGCTCTGTCGATGACATACAGATGCTACACATACAGAGTATTCCCTTGGGCGAGTCACCAAGGTAACTCATTAACCAGCTGCTTTTTACGTGTATcaagcacacgcacaccagaggaggtccgacatgcgtgcacgaatcactacaagttcagtgcattgatgtcattgcggtcatgTGATAACGTACAGACCAAATgtactagcacttgtagtgatttgtgcacgcaTGCCGGACCTTCTctgcacgcacacgcacacacacacgcacatacacacacacacacacacacacacacgcacatacacaggCGTATAGCGTACCAGGAGAGCTCAGGAACATTCTTAGTGGCCAGTTCTCGTATTGATACAACCAACAGCGACAACCCCGGTCGCTTTCAGCCAAGCCGAGAGAGGTGAGTCCTCCAATCAGATTTAAGCTTTGCCTTCATTTACTCCCCCCTTACTTCAGTGTGAGCACGTCATTGGGAAATCtcacagtgggtgtggctccaGATGGATTGGCTGCACCTCTTCCAGACATATCCGGAGAGGTTGAAGTATTCTCATTGATACTCTATGATCAGAATTCGTTTGAAGGTGAGGTCAATTTTATTGCCATATTTTAATTTATccatctcccccccccccccctctcagcAATCCATGGCTACCAGCTGTGCCCGATGGAGCATGCTCTGAGCATCACCTCGTGTCCACTGGGGGCGGGGGATTCTCAACAGGTTTATTACATTGTGGGAACAGCTTTCGTTAATCACATGGAGAGGGAACCCACCCAGGGAAGGGTGCTCGTGCTGGAGGTCACTGAAGGTCAGTTGCCTGTACACTTAATTCTTAACCCCTGTGTAAGCAGCAGCGTTGAAGCTTTgaaacagccataactttggttccgttggtccaataatgttaattttatgattttctgaaagcttaaaggagctcgttcagatggtatgctcaaatcccaaattttGGAATGGGCTATAATTTCCTACCATgggatatataattatagcctatagTATTTTGTCAAAACAGGGCCAACATAGACTTTTAATTTTAACACACCATCTGAAATGCCTCTCTAAGCTACATGTGTATCAGAAAATTTTAACGTGATTGGACCAACggctaaagttatggccgtttcTTTAATTAACgttatgtatatgtatacgaGACATTATTGTCTAAAGAAGTAGTTTTGTAGAGTTTATAAAGACGCTTGGtggcatgtactgtatgttatGTAATTCCCCTCAGGGCGAATATTGCGACTGATTCACGAGCAGCTTCGTGACGGGGCAGTGTATCAGGTGGTGTCGTTTGGGGGACAGCTGGTCATCTCTGTCAACAGTCTGGTCTCCGTGGCATCTTGGAGTGAGGACTCATTGACTCTCTCTGAAGAGGCAAAGTACACAAACAACattctctctctctttgtTAAGACCAAGGGAGACTTTATATTGGTGAGTAGTgaagacccccccccccccacattgTCACAACAGAAAATGTTGCCTTTGTTGCAGATGCAGTGTACTATAAATGTATGTAGAAACAGCAAATAAAGTCATCCcgtacatatgtacatgtaaaaccAGCTAAGTAGATTCTGTTTCTCATCAGCCACAACTGGCGCTGATGAGAAACAAGGAATCACTTTGCCTGGCCCAatttattatacacattatGTAGTTTATAATATTCAAACAATGCAAGCCCCTCTCCCATATCCCCAGGTGGGTGACCTCATGCGATCATTGAAGCTCCTCCGCTTCACTGTGGATGGAGTCAAGAGCTCTCTAACGGAGATAGCACTCGATGTGAACATGAATCCCTCCTTCCTGTCGGCCATAGAGATGCTGGACGACGAGAATTACATCGGAGCTGACGGTAGACACATCTTCACCTGTCAGAAAAACACGTACGTAAAAATGGACACTCTTGTGATAGTGTTTGAACTCCTTGAACATTCATTATAGCGACAGCTAGTATATTAAAGTATGTATATTGTATATAGAGCAGCATTCCCTTTAATATATTGTAATTGCATCTGAAATTCTCGTTTGATTATGGGAATGGATGGATGCCTTTTTTTTAATAGCAGACAATTGCATTTTAGTATGACCTATAATCAGCAGTtgttacccccccccccccccccatcccgCTCAATACAGTGAGGCAGCTGTGGAACAGGACATGCTGTACATGTCTCAACCATCTCGTATCTACATTGGAGACAACGTGAATGTGTTTGGTAGAGGTGAGGGATCTGAGGTTGTGGGTTAGAGCTAGGTACATGTGTTTGGTAGAGGTGAGGGATCTGAGGTTGTGGGTTAGAGCTAGGTACATGTGTTTGAATCTTGACCATGCACCTGTCATGTGTGTACAGGCTCTCTGGTGATGGAGCATCCTGGCTCTGGCCCCTCCCCCATTCAGGGAAAGCCCCTGTTATTTGGCACTGTTCACGGGGCGATCGGTCTCATTGGACATCTCACTCGAGATACGTTCTCCCTCCTCTCCAAGCTACAAGATAACATGGCCAAGGTGGTGACTAGTGTGGGGAGCATAGAGCACAGTGTGTATCCTCTCAACAGCTACAAGGAGATTGTTGACCATTAATTATcaattattatattaaagttTCCTTGACAATCTTGTGTGATCAGATATCGATCATTTGCCAATGATCACAAGACGAAGGTGGCGGAAGGCTTCATTGATGGAGACCTAGTGGAGAGATTCCTTGACTTGTCTCAAGCACAGATGAACGACATTGTTGCAGGAATCAAGGTAAACACAAAGCTCGTTACGAACTAGCtactattgtataattacagtTTTGTGTAACTCTATATCAATATTGAGTGTGCTGTCTGCCCTTTGATAATAGAGAATGTGCTTGAGAACTGAGGAAGAATCGTCTATGCATGTCATGGTGTCCTGCTTAATCTACATTACATACCGTCAAGAGTTTATAAatgagagagtatcgaacgtaggcatactgtgtatcagtatgcggagagtaacgtgacttcctgtatctgtcacaagcttagAATTTGACACTgtccaatccaagtgtgggtgatgtaatctataaTACTCTCTCCTCTATTATAAACTCTTAATACCGTACACGAATGACTTTTCAGCTGAGAGTTAATTGGGACTCTTAATTGTCTTTATTTTCTTTGGTATATTATGCAGACTATGGACGCCCAGGGACAGGAAGTGGATGCCCAAATCGATGATGTCATTAAACTAGTGGAAGACTTCTCCAGACTACATTGATTACTTAGGACACCACCCTTTCAATTAATGTATTTCTACTGTTTATTGTgactatataatattatgtgcacAGCATTTAATCACTTCAGTACGCTTATTAATTAAATCAATTTTTGTTGAAGAACTGCATATTGATAACAAAATTACATAATTAGGAGTGATTTGAGAAAAAACAAcactaatataataataatgcatgtAGTGTAATAAACCtatacacactacacactgcacaccACAGCTACGTGTCAAAATATAGTTCAGTCTTTTGCATCCCTTTCTTTCATGTGGGAGTAATCAGGGGGGACTAATGCGAGGGGCGGGGGACGTAGCGAGGAGAGGACAGGCATCAGCGACGCTATGTCCGTTTGGAAGGAGGAGGGGAGGagggaagtgggtgtggccttgtCGCTCTGCAGGGATGGAGTGTACAGTGGATGAGATGTGTAGAGCTGCGTCTATAGTACATGAGTGCATATTATATTGCATTGTGTAACCACCTCAAGAAACAGTTGGATTGGAAAATTAATGCCTATAGACACAGTGactgaaactgaaactgaCCTTTTGCTCCTCTGATCCTCCTAATTTGTATGCCCCAAGATCCACCTCCTCGTAGCCGGCCGAGGACATCCTCACATCGTACTGCTCGGGAGGTGTAGTGGGCGGGGCCATGGTGGTGGTtgtggtggtgggtggtgggtcTGGTTGATGTAGACAGGTCTGAATGAGGGCCTTCCCAGCCTCTGAGGTGATCATGGGTTGTAACTTGGGTGTGGCAAAGGTGTACACATGACCTGTCTCTGAGGCAACCATCAGCATCACCTGTGGATACAAACAATCTCCATTAATGGTATTGTAATGTTGCTAGGAGACTACTCTACATACCGCAGATAATAAACACAAGTGTACACAATCTTATTATCTTACTTAGCCACAACAAACATGTTGAGAGCTAATCGACAAAGCAGcggaataataataatttacaaAAATGTCTACACTCACCTGCGTGCCAGTCAGTGTGCTCAACTCGTACGCTTTCTTCATAATGTTCGACTTTCGCTTTGAGAATGTTGTGTATCGTCTCAGCTTGTTCTTAATGTACTTCATGGGTATCTTGACACGCCCTCGAGTCTTCTTGCCCGGGGCTGGTTTAGGCTTTGGTTTGCCTGCGTCCTCGTCACTATCGCTGACCTCTGATCCTACCCCCTCGGCTGACGGCTGCTCGTCACGTGACTACAAACAATAGATAGagagttatatacatgtacacagtgcatCTAAGacatatgtacagtacataccaTGCACAAACTCTCAGTACAACATAAAACAGGGAGTCCTAATGTTACTGACAGTAAGGGTCTCCcaagtacaatgtacagtacacatacaGTAGTATGCCCTTTTCCTCTTTCCCCCTCTCTCCATTGAATTCAACAgttactgtaataattattgtacgatTATTGTACTGATACTGGAACACAAACTACTATTGAAACTCCTCCCCTCTACACACTCACGCTTGAGCCGGGTCCATCTGCTTGTGAAGTGAGGAACTGAGTGGCCAGATCCGACTGACTATACGCCACACTGGAACTTGAGGTGAGGTAACCTTCCCCGTACACTGGGGATCTCAACATGGCGTCGTGGGTGTGTCCATTCTTAGGAGGGAGGGCAGTCTGGTCATGTACAGTGTGGGGTGGGTTGAGGAGCATTGCTGCTTGTGCCATTGTCAGGTTGTTAAAATATTCAGAAGCATGCTGTTCGCTCATCTGAAGAGCAGCTGAACTTGGGGAGATGGCAACCTGCAGTATGGAGAGAGAGAATGAAAACTCAGCCTCTAGATTTTCTCTACTCTACATGTATTCTCTTTAAACCGAAACCTTATCTTCTCAAAGATATAGAAATAcagtaccacacacacacacacacacacacacacacacacaacacacacacacatcattgtCAAGTGTACAATACACAACAATGTAGTATAGTATAAGCTAGTAGTACTGTCAACCTCGGTATACACATAACAATGCAACACAAGTGAAGTGCACTATGAGCAACAACACTCACCAACACTTGATGAAGTTCCCCACAGTGAATCTCCAATATTCCGCCAGCTTTCAACATTTCCTCCTGCTCCGGAGAGACGGGTAGCACCTCCTCCCTCACCACCGTCGCCAGGCAACAAACCAGCTCCACCTCTTTGGACAATTGTGGGTAGACCATCTCGACGTGACAGCTTTCTTTCTTAGACACCTTCACTAGTTGTATCGAAGGCCGTGAAATCATCAAGAACCCACCAAACCAGTCCATGAATTGAGCGAGTTGGCCAACGGTGAGCTTGGAGAAATTCTCATCAACTTTTAAGACGAGCTCACAGAATTCTGATTGTGATGGTGGCTCGTAATAGGAAGGACACTCCAACATGTTTCGTTTCGAGAATTCATTGAATTGAGTCTTATACTGTTCAAGTTTTGCTTTGTCTGATTCCGAGCCGAGCTTGTTGATAAGTGTATCGAGTAGCGAGTAGTTGAAGAAAGAAGTGAGAGAGGAGACAAATTGTACCAGTTGTGCGTGAGTGTTGGCTTCTTTGAGAGTGGACAGCTGGTGGGAAAGGAGTGGGGTGTGTGCGTGAGGGGGTAAGAAAGCTTCGATACCCTGGAGCAGCTGAGAAATAGTATCAACGGGAACACGACGATTAGTTAGCGACTTCAACACAGACGATTCTAAAGTCGAGAACAAGCCGGATATCTGCTGGTGTTCGAGACAAAGCTTTCCGATTCGAATCAGCCGGTTGGAATCAGAGACACCGTCCATATCGAGGTTAGGGAGAGCCCCTAAGAGAGAAGGGGAGGGCTTAGGGCAACCTTTCTTGAGGAAAGTGCTGACAGTGCAGTTGCCACAGTCGCAGAGTGTCGACAAGTGAGCTTCGTCGATGGCAACAGAGTGTCCATTCTGACTCTTGTCCGAGACTTGTGCTTTCGATCGCTTCTGCCTCTTGGAAGAACTGGGTAGCACTAATTGAGAGAAAGAACTGAATGTAATATATAGGGTCACACTTAAACAGCTATTTGAATAGAAACTTGGGTACTGATCACTTACAATCTGTCATTATGGCATTTACAAAGCCAGAAGTACTTTAATGCTGTATGATCCAGGTGACAGTTTGGCACACTGACTCGATTAGAAAGGAGACATCATCAACGAAGTCAAGACGATCTCATGGGCTGGCTAAAGGAGTGGTTTTAGTTGACAACATACACCCCTGGTGTTGAGGGGATTTCCCAAACAAGAGATAGaagagggcgtggccagactaaaTGTTATCCAATGTACACAAGAACTTGTCGGTTGGCTGTCTGTGTACAAGTGTGGTTCACTGTGACCTGTGCTCAGATGATAATGGACTTCTCCTACCAGAAAACTGTTATTAAAGATATTAGAACACTAAAGCCAGGTACGTAgtagatatatacatgtcgTCAAACCACGAACCAAATGCCTTTCTTTCCtcctacgtacatgtacaggctcCCACGTTAGAGTGATTCGTATGTCAAGCTCCTCCAGCAAGCATGGCTTATATGACCACCACATGTTGGTAGCGAGTGTCCCGACCCAtcgcaagcagctgcatgtcaTCCACTACTCCCAGGCTGGAGGGGAGGGTGCAGGATCACTCAATAGCTTCGGGTTCGGAGGCGGAGAGGAAGGGGGAGCAGCTGAAGTGCTCGAGGAAACTGTTACAATCTCTGATGGGGACACGATTGAGTTACTCGAGTACCCTGGCAATGTCAAGTGCTTTTCAGCTGAGGAATCAATTCAGAGAGCAAAGCAAAAACTTGGGGAGAAGAAGTACAGCGTAATCTCAAACAATTGCGAGAGTTTTGTGAACTGGGCCATCACGGATCAAGCTGTTAGCAAGCAAATTCAGGAGGGTTTATTGGGTACAGCGGCAGGTTTTGTGGCAGGTGCAGCTCGTGGCTATTTCAAGGAGGGTGGAAACTGGTCGACCGCCGTCAAGGAAGGTACCACCGGAGCCTCGAATGCATTCTCACGCTACAGGGAAAACAGAAACTAGccagtgactataattatgttatgtactTTATGTTTGTGTTTTAAAAACACTGTAACGTCATGTTCATTATTTTTAGAGTGTCAGTATGATACAAAAATTGTAAAGCGAAATGTTTAAGCAAAGATGTAGTATTAATGACTGATTAatttgttttctttttccttc is a window of Halichondria panicea chromosome 13, odHalPani1.1, whole genome shotgun sequence DNA encoding:
- the LOC135346319 gene encoding DNA damage-binding protein 1-like isoform X2 — encoded protein: MSCNYIVTAYKPTAVTEAVVGNFTSPTDLNLIQAKGNSLVVNLVTPEGLKPVVEVSIYGRISLMQLMRPKEEPQDMLVLMTARYHLIVISYDKASGEIITRAHGDIKDRVARPTEGRQNGIVDPECRVIALHLYAGLLKVVPLQLDSGDQLTAFNIRLDNLYAIDVQFLPGFKQPTIAYLAQEPDGRVLKTFTISIKDKDRENSSWKKFTVESQASLIKPLPLPVGGALVVGAETIAYYNKEVQYTIDTPIIKELMVSCLHLVDNTRCLIGDSRGRLLMLFVECEGGRGVEDVERVKGLKLELLGEVVSPSTLAYLDNGVVFVGSTFGDPQLVKLLADADESGGYLQVLESASNIGPIVDMCVVDMDKQGQDVVVTCSGYGKDGSLRVIRSGIGINELASIDLSGVKGVWSIHTGMSDDWTHNCLVVSFVGQTTFLSLSGEEVEEAELEGLAADQQTYHCANVGGKRILQVTSQCVRLVNEESLSCVCQWEPPSGKNISTASSNAEQVVIAVGKKLFYLEITNDAIKQITEAVMEYEVACVDVTPLGDERKSSIATIGLWTDISVRVLTLPSLETIYTEPIPGDIIPRSILMVVFGGIAYLLCALGDGTLLYYQLEPTTGRLFSSKKVVLGTKPVTLKTFKSSDSHVTNVFACSNHPTIIYSNNQKLLFSNVNLKEVNYLCSLSSEAFQDCLAVVDDTTLTIGSVDDIQMLHIQSIPLGESPRRIAYQESSGTFLVASSRIDTTNSDNPGRFQPSRESVSTSLGNLTVGVAPDGLAAPLPDISGEVEVFSLILYDQNSFEAIHGYQLCPMEHALSITSCPLGAGDSQQVYYIVGTAFVNHMEREPTQGRVLVLEVTEGRILRLIHEQLRDGAVYQVVSFGGQLVISVNSLVSVASWSEDSLTLSEEAKYTNNILSLFVKTKGDFILVGDLMRSLKLLRFTVDGVKSSLTEIALDVNMNPSFLSAIEMLDDENYIGADGRHIFTCQKNTEAAVEQDMLYMSQPSRIYIGDNVNVFGRGSLVMEHPGSGPSPIQGKPLLFGTVHGAIGLIGHLTRDTFSLLSKLQDNMAKVVTSVGSIEHSVYRSFANDHKTKVAEGFIDGDLVERFLDLSQAQMNDIVAGIKRMCLRTEEESSMHVMVSCLIYITYRQEFINERVSNVGILCISMRRVT